Below is a genomic region from Scomber scombrus chromosome 3, fScoSco1.1, whole genome shotgun sequence.
GCCCACTTGACCAGTTAACGaccagcacccccccccccccccccaaaaaaaatcttacaCTTCAAATGCAGCGTTCGTGTTTctggtatttttatttaaggTTACTTACATTGTGCAGTTTAAAGTAAAGGCCGCAGGCGTTACACACCGGGTCCCCGTTCCCGTTGCGCCTCCacagggtggtggtggtggtctgGCAGTTTGCACAGCAGGTGCCTGCCCGTCTTGCGGCGGactgaaggagacagagagaaacacatcaGGAATAATGACACATTCACTTGTTGGCGAGAGGACAGCACGGACGCTGAagtggacaaaaaaacacagtgttgtTGTTGAGACACCTAGTATATGGCTTATCGTTATCATCTGTTATCAAAACCGGTTAATGTGTGATTTCTGCCTCAGCGCAAAATCAATAAGGGACAGAAAGTTTTTCTTCAATTAAACGGCGGCACGTGGATTTTTGTGAGGTTTCAACTTTGAACGCAGAGGCATGTGCAGAAAAGCATCACAAGGAGCGACACTCAGACTGGAAAAATCACTTAACTCCTCTATTGAATCAATTGCATTTATGCAGACCGCTGCAACCATGATCGAATGTTCTAATTTGCGCAATAAGATATGGAGACATTTTTCTGCGGAATGCCTGTTTGTGTACACGCCTGCTAGGAAGGATCatatttaatgaattaaaaaataagtaGGCTATGCTAGTATATTGACATGTTATAATGCGAGCCTTGTATAAACCTTCTATTTATCCTGATCCAAGGAAACTGAGCTACAAGTCGTGTAAGACCCGGTGTCCTGCCTGGCTGTGTGCTCCTGCGTCCATTACGGATCAATTCTTCACACTTAATAAGAAACATTAGCTTTACATGCAAGAACCCTCCGGCTCTTTGCTTTGCAAACTGCATTCagggttttcttttaattaatttcaggtGGACTCGTTGCTAGCGAcctgttcatttttttaatgcgaaataacttaaaataaacgcagcgttttaaaataaaagccgCTGCGCGTTAAGAGTGTGCCACTGGCCACCGAGAATGACAAACAAGAGAGTAACATAAATCCATTTATTTTCCAATCCCCGCCCCTCACGGTCTGTCTCTTCACACATAAGCGGCTCCTACAGTGTTGTGATAATCTCTTTACAGTGTATGTCAGGCTGGCCATAGAGAATGCAGCGCGCTGGTTGAAGGCGGAAACAGCCGGGAGCCTGACTTCCTTATCTGGGCCGGGCAGATATCCGGATAGGAAACAACTGGATGCCCCTTTGAACACAACTCTGAAAAACACTTGAGCTGAAAATGCAAAAGCTACAGCCACATGGGCCGAGCCAGTGGAAAATGTAATGGACTTTTCACGAGGAGGGACGGCGTGGAGGTGGTTAAGGAACAACACgagaaaaatatgattaaaaaaattaggtttggtgtttaaaaaaaaaacccatcagagAATATCTCTGCGGATCGCCTGATAACGGCCAATTTATTGGCAAGTCAAATTACCAGCTAATGTTAATGAAGACCATTAGACCCAGGCTACAGCCTCTGCAATCATAATTAGGCTGGGCACATGAAAAAGTCCAGACCTTTTTATTGCTGTAAAGAGATTATAGCAGCAGTGAAACTTTCgattatataattttaaaaacagtaattaatCGgcgagtattattattagtagagtattatcattatcattattataattgaCGACGTTGCTGTTAATTTAGTTAAGTTACTTACACTTATTAAGTTAGGAGCACAATGGAGTGGTTATCTTAATTTCTACTAAGCACATAACCCATTGATCGTCATTATTAAATGACAGagaaaatattttgaatttgtatAAAGTTGTTGTTATTTGTAGCTATTTTCTAAAACTCCACAACAATGTGTCCATAAAGCAGCCACTGCAGTATGAACGAATAAATCACTCATTATTGTTCTGAACAATAAAGGGTTTATGAGTtactgaacaaaaataataataataaaatataataaaagacaatacaaaTAATTTCTGTACTCTTctttgtgattttaaaatgaatctaaatatacagttttataAATTGCTTCATAATCCATGAAGTAGATCAAATGTGGGCACATAGAAATATGTCCTGCCTCAGTGGGGTTAATGGTAGAAGTGTCTGCAGCTCTGGAGCAGTGATACATCAGTAACAACAATGTTATGTGTCCATGCTGCTTTTCATTTACTCAAGCATGGTGTTAACTAAAGCAGCATGGGCATTGGTATCAGTAACAGTATCAGAAGTACCAGCAATAATGATAGCAGGAACAATGGCAATAGTAGCAGTATTGTAACAGGCCATGAAGGCGGATCATCGGGGGGTGAGAGGGACAAACAATTCCAGGAAGATCATAGGGAAAATATAACTTTCCTGGAATTGTGCTGCCGGCATCTGCTTTGTGCTCATATTTGGGTGCCTTCTGTCAGAGTAAAGAGATGTGGGGAGAGAAGCAGGACTCACCAGTCGACGTTTGGGCTTGATAAGTGGTCGGTTCTGGCCGTTCATTTTATGGTACAGTCCACAGGCGTTGCACAGGTAGTGGCCGGTACCGTCCCGTCGCCACAGAGGGGTTGAGGTGGCACCGCAGTTTACACATTCACGGCCCTCTGCATATAATTCAAGAGAaggaaacaagagaaaaatttatataattaaaaagttCACTATCAGTCATAAGCGCACCATACAGCAGCTGTCCGGTCCAGTCAGGCAACTACACAGAGCCGAGGGACACGAGTGGCCCCGGATGGCCCTGTAATATGAAGTCAAAATCTGTCTGCCCATATGAGAGCGCAGGTGTACCAAGTGTGCATGGCTGTCATGGACACAGACACCTCTATGTAAACCGATCCAGAGTGGGGAGGCCAGAGACAGCCAGAACATGTCCAGAGGTGTCCAACAAGAAGAATGAGACTCACCATCAAATTAGGACTACATTATTCATCAGCTCAGTGGGCACCCATGAGGGGAAATATAAGTGTGCGGTGGTGGTATTAAATGTGCCCGGACAGTGTTGCTGTCTTTGATGAAAAGCTTTCCTGCCAGTTGGCTGCAATTAATATAgaaatgactttaaatgtaGCATTATTTAGATGAAGTCTAAGTCTCAGATATTTAGTCCTGTATCTAGGATAGACTTCACATGCATACCTGGGctcttctgtgtaaaaaaatcCAGTTTTTTTACTTATTCCCacccactctctttctctcccataCAGGTTTGACTGACTTCAAACAGCCTGTTGCTAAACCGACCGATTCATTTAATTCAAGTATCCCTCTCTCCCTAGAGCATCATCTCATTATTCCTGATATAATGCCAGCGACACCCAAAGTCCCACCCTTGCTCTACAATGGAGTCTGACCTGAGCAAAAAGCTATGTTCCTTTTGAAATGCACCTAAGcgctttttttgtttctttgtacctctcttctcttcctcttaaGTGTTTCACAAGTCCAGCAACCACATTAAAACAGACTCATTAACactttaaatattcatcagCAATGACTGAAGTATTATGCAATGTTAAGTGTTGCaataagaaatttaaaaaaaaaaaaaggtgagatGAAAGCTTTGTGTGAAAAGTTAGGGTAGACTGGAGGAGTTCTGGTTTTAACAGGAAGCCACATGACTGTAAGGTATATGTGCTGACAGCTGAAATGTCATTGTGGCATTTTGTACAACAATCAATCACCATTACTGGCACTGGACATCGACTTTGATAGATAAGAGTTTTTAATGCTGTAGCTGATATGTTTGTGTTAGTGATTCAGGCACAGTCTGGCCAGcttcttttaaatgtcacagtatAACATTTCTCTGCTACAAAAGCTCACATTCAGTCAGATTATCAACCGGCGAGCATTCCCCCAGGTGGATTAAGAAGCAACGGATGACAATGTTGATAATTGCACAACTACATTTTGGAGCAGCTTGTTAACATTAACGCTTGTCACGTTTGTCCATTAATTCAAAGTACAGCAGCTGGAACAATGTGGGGAAATTACAGTCCCATTATCCAGACTGAGTTGTTTTTCAAATGTCTGCACTTTCATTTTTAAGTATTTCCCTTAATATAACTCCCCAACACACACTATATTGAATCAGGTGCTCGTCCAGACAGTCAGATAATAGGCTgtgctttattataaacaattTCTCTGACTCTGAGAATTCTGAGTAAAAAGGAAAACCAATTATGTGCATTTTTAATCAGGATTACTCAACATTACTGCTCTCCAAGAGAGTGGATGCATAAACGCAACAGTGTTATTGAATACACTCTCATCTAAAGAGAGAAGCAGATCTACTGTGGACTTGGTTGCCTTCACTTCATGTCAGTGCACTGGGCCAAGGCCatgcttaaaaacacaaacagcagggCTGTGTCGCCTGTGCTTTGTTAGTACTGGGGAGAGCGGTGGGCGGGGTGTAGGGTCGTGATTTGTTCCCTTGGAGGTATACAGGATATGGCAGGAGCCAGGGCGTCGTGACTCCTTCATTTTTTAAGTGCAATAAAGGCcacatttgaaagaaaacaagactaTGGCACGAAGAAGAAGGTATCTGACTTTTTGCACATGACGTTATGGAAACCAGTCACAATGAGACCTGGAGTATATTTTCTAGTGAAAGATGCATCAGTTTCATTCGTTGTCAGCATAATAACTGCGTGCAATTTTTGGCCGGATCATCAAAACACAGGCTGTAGATCTCATTGAATAATGAATTAGTTTAAGTCAGCCTGATCCTAATCATTCAAATCTCTCCTATACTAAAAGAAAACCCGTTTAATCCTGCTCACGGTGGACTTTTAGTAGGCCTGAATAGTCGAGTTTCATCTAAGGTTGATTCCTCTTTAAAGTGAACAACCAAAAGTGAGATGGGACGAAGATAAAACAAACCAGAGAGAAGCGCCCGATATGAAATTTGTCACTTGTTTTTTAATTGCCCCACAAGTTGTGCTTTCAAAAGTTGACATCAGCATTATGAGCTACAACAAtctaaaattacaaaaaataaaaaataaaaaaaaagtaaaacgaACTTGTATGTAAATTCTCGTATGATATTGCCCCCATATGTTTGTCACCACAACGTCACTTTTACTATCAATTGTAACAATAttaagttataataataataatattaaatggtGACAAATGAAACGTTTATCTATTGATGATTGGTTTGTTAAACTGTAGTGCAGCGCTTCACCGCTCAGCAAAGTCAAACTATTTCATTAGGCCTATCAGTTTAATGTGCCATCTGATGTGAGGGAGAGAAATTCAAACACATGACACTCACCTGAGCTCGACCTGGCTTTGCTTTTACATTTGGGCGTAAAGCTGGATGAGGACCCGCCGAGCAGGCTGCCGGGGTGGAATAGGCTGCCGCTGTATTCGTGGGGTGTATGCAGAGGGTACGCCGGGTAGGTCGGGATGGGGTGATGCGTCTGGCCCTGGCTGTTCATCGAGGCCAGTCCGCTGCGGAGCGGACTACAGCTTTCCATTTTCATGCCGTCCGTCAGCTGCACTTGGTACTTGATCGACTCTTTCTCGTCCATCCTGGTCGAGGTGGAGGTCGGAGAGGTAGGGCCGGGGTCCGGAGACACGTCTTTCGGAGGGGTAGGGGGGAAACTGTACAGGTGCGGGCTGGAGTGGGACGCCGGAGTAAGCGACGACACCGGGGCTGTGccggtgctgctgctgcaggggtAGCCGGAGCCGGTGGGGTGCAGGCCGGGTTTGCTGAAGTGGCTGACCGCCCATGCGTTATGGTGGTGGGCAGCGGACAGTGCTGCTTTCCCGGGATCCAGCCAGGGAATACCGGGGCTGTGGATGAGGTGTGGTCGGCAAACCTGGTTCCCAGTGAGGCGAGCTGAAATTCAAAATAAgctatttaatatatttttttcaacatttttaatccCTCTTTAACACAGCTGTCTTTCCATGAGTTTACAACACATAACAAGTCACAAACAAATCTTACCTGTTAAATCCTCTGAATGACTCAAATCCGACATTTAGTTCCACAGGTCCAGATGTTAAATagttaatttaaaataacagatttttCTCCCATTTGCTTAATTATCCTAGACAAGAGAGGAGTAGCCTCACACTGTTCACCTATTTAAAATGGTAAAAGGCCTAGTGGCTTCACAAAAGTGGAAAAGCATAGCTACTCGCCAGGGCAGTATCTTTTCATCAGCTGCAGCTCTCGAACTAAAGATTGTTATTGGTAAATTTgcggtttttattttatatccgggaagtgcctctctctctccctccagaAACTCCTGCCCCAGCAGAGAGGGGTTAAATGACATAGGAACTGACTATTTCCCTTTCCTCTCGCTGTCATTTGCTAGAAATTCCTTTTATGTCGCTGAGTCGGCCCAGAAATGTCAAGGAGGACTGTTGAAGTATTTTACTGCACATTGCATAAATTGTTAACTTGGTAAAATacttttgcacaaaatgtaatgaatagGCCTATTCCACAAACAAACGCACACACTGTTCAGCTATTTGGTCATGGATTATTAATAGGCTtctatacaaaatataacagcACCTTTATAATatgtgtagattttttttttttttacttgcttCTTGATTCcgataagaaaacattttaaattcatgtaTCTAAGTTATGCGCATCTTACCGTGTGCTTGGCTGTAGGTGACCCTTGCCCGGGAATTGGTGTAGTAGGGGTTCCCTTGAGAGTCCAAGTGGTTCAGAAACATGTCAACTTCGTCCTGGGGCAGTAAAGGCGCCATGGGCTCCATGTAGTTGTGGCTCAGACTGTGGTGGTGAGAGTCCGGGTGCTGGCCGTTCAGCACTGCGTGATGGTGCGCCATCCACCGAGACTGATCGGCCGCTGCGACCTCCATGACTGAGCTGGCCGTCTCCTTTCCTCTCAATGCCTTTCTGTGTCGCGCTACTTTTAGGCTATGTTTACCTCCAAGTGGCAGTTAAATCCTCCTTACAATATGGTTCCTTAGCTGCGAAAGTCTCGGCTGTGTTTATTTACTTCAGAAATAGAATCCTTAAATAACCCGGTCTCCTCTTTTCTCACCTGCAAAGATAcgaaaacaaaatgttatttcataTGAAAAAATTGTGTCCgctccacctctcctcccatGCACAGAAGCATccttatatatgtatatctaaTCATAGATGGGTGAAATAAACTTGGCACACTTCAGAGTCCTATATTACAGCTCGAAAACAAAGTAATGCACAGCAGTTAATGCATCCCGTCTCCgcataaagggaaaaaaatacaaatgtctcCTTTGGATACCTGTTGCAATTTCGATCAGCTGACGGCAAATACAGCTTGGATGTGTAAACCTCCTGATCCGTGCAGTGCTCGGGCTCATTAATGAGATGTGGCGCAGACTGATGCGGCTGGCGCCAGTAAATTCCCATATCAAGCCACAGGGGGCGGGGCATCGGTCTCAGCCAATCACGACCAGCCCTGCCACAATTGGCTCGCCGCATCCTTGCTCTCCTTCTTTCAATTTCCATTTCCCTGCACCGAAAAAACTAAAAGACTTATCAATCAGCAGTGTAATTTTCTGCGGGGTCTCTCTCTCATGAAGATCACACTGAATGAGCTATCGGCCCTTGATAATCTGTTTTTAGCGGTTATAAGCCTAAAGGCAGACATTTAACACGGAGAGAAATTCGTTTGTATAAGGTATGGCTTACTGTTGATAtgattaatataatttaaaaatgctgtCACGTTTTAAGCCATCGTCACCTGTATGAGCCCATCTTAAAAATAGTCATTCAAATTTTATTttagcaaataaaaaaatgtaaatcttgcACCCacgtgtttttttcttgtaacGATTTAAGTTGGTGATTGAGCCTTACAATCCCACCTATAATTGTAAGTGTTGTTTTTCGCATACCTACTGCTGTTATGTAAATAAACAGTGTTTTCAGCACCTCTAAAACCAACAGAGGAGGAGTCGATTTATGACCCAGAAATTGGCCCCATTGTTGGGAGCGCCTAATTGTCTTTAATTAGTACCAAGGCATTCCTCTTGTGAAAACAGAGGGTTTGTCTCGGGGACAGGGCAATCAAACACAGTTTGCATACTAATGgcgcctctttctctcttggtGGCACCAGGGATGGGCGCAGGGCCTCACCTATATGAAAACCGGTTGGTGACCAACAAAGTGTCTCTTAATGTCCTCATTCCTCACAATAACACGTAGAAATCAAACCAAGTAAACTCAAGCATATTGTTTTGCTATTATTGTTACACTTATTATGTACTGCCTTTTTATACATGCACATTTTGATAGTGGATCAAAAGATACAGGGGGGtttttgagggggggggggggggtttaagaGCAGAATTGACCGCAATGCGTGCGTAAAACGCGCTTATGTACATAAAGATaatggcctgtgtgtgtgtgtgtgagattgtgaTTGACGGGGAATAATTGGAGGGTGCTCAGAGCCTAGACTGGTCGCCAAGCCGACGCTGGGACCTGACGTCACAGAATCATAGGGGTGGCGGTCGGAGTTTGTGTGAAGCTTCTGAAACCTTTACAAATTCTCCAGGTAAAAGACCCCTCATATCATAACTCTGATGACACGATGCAACTCATCAGGGCAACAATCATGCTCTCATCTGATACTATacctgctttgtgtgtgtgtgtgtgtgtgtgtgtgtgtgtgtgtgtgtgtgtgtgtgtgtgtgtgtgtgtgtgtgtgtgtgtgtgtgtgtgtgtgtgtgtgtgtgtgtgtgtgtgtgtgtgtgtcagtcatcAGTCAGTAAATCACTGGCATGTTACCAGGGGCAGTGAGTTGATGAGCTCAGCCCTTTGAGTTTGTCAACTCCTAAAATCAACAAATTAGTGCATGTGGGGCAGCAGAGGGCTGACCACCTGAATAACTGACATTCCACTGAAAAGACACAGCACAGTGGCAGGTGGAgtgagactttaaaaaaaaaatcttaatatgGTCATTTATTGTGACttcaaaaatattatattataatgcaCATCAATaatacactgtgtgtgtatctatagTGAAAAGAAGCTATTTTATGTTGCAGATTGCTACCACCCATGAAGCAACAACGACTCCCTCTGTTTCAGCTTGACTGGATGAGCAACGATTCTCCTGATCTGGACAGTAGTGAAAggacttcttcttttttttttcttgtgcacTGTTAAAACGTGTCAGTGTAGCCTGCAGTGGTCAGCATGTATGCCTGCATGCGATGCATTCTGGCTGTGCTAACTACAAGGCCTTAGAGAGTGGGTCAGGCTCAGACTAGCTGCTGCAGCATGCCCAttgttgtttgcatgtttgccAAATGGATTACTCAGCAGGATTTAGCCCTCTGTAATTTATACCTTCATTAATCCCATTTGTATCTGTGCTGGAACAAAAGATGGGAGAGGGTGAGGGTTAGTGAAGAGGATaaggtggtggtagtggtggtggcgGGGGCGAGGGAGAGTGTtgctctccctctgtcttttctcAAGGACACAGCAGTATTGTTTCACACAAGGATGCTATCCTAGACTGGAGAACACTATCCCTCTCACAACACCTCCTGCACGGGGTGAGAACTGTGTGCAACAACTGTATCGCTGTGCAGCCACAGTGGCTAATGAACAACAAGATTATCATTCCGATCCATGCTGTTATTAAATGAGATTGGCTTTATCTACCTGTTTGTTCCCATTGGGCATGGTCATCCATCATTATCcagagtggaggtgtgtgtgtgactgtgcaaatgtgtgtgtgtacttgactttctatgtgtgtgtgtgtgtgtgtgtgtgtgtgtgtgtgtgtgtgtgtgtgcgtgcgtgcgtgcgtgcgtgcgtgcgtgtgtgtgtgtgtgtgtgtgtgtgtgtgtgtgtgtgtatgtgtttgcttgGGGGAGGTGAGGGGGAGTGTGAAGAGCCACAGTGGGTCTTGTGAAGATAagcagagccagagagagaagagaatgaCACAAACCAGCTGAAGCATTATTGTCCCCTTTACTCACGGCTAATTAGATAGAGCCAGGGCACTGAGGGGCTTTATAGCCACAAGCACCCAGACACAAGACCATGTATCGGCTGAGAGAGGGGCCTGGATGATGCTATGAGAGCAGCACTCACTCCTATTTAAGCAGTTTCAGCTCCGAATAATAACATTTCAGAATAGGGCAGAAAATAACACACGAACTGCACACCTAACAAAAGAGGATATACTCCAAACGATATTTCTTAGGTCGCTTAGAAATACAGAACATTTTAGGAAAAGTTTTCTATGGTACAATGCTGTAATAGTTCTGCATAAAAAACAGTTAGATAATGTGTCAGAGATGCAGCAACAGCTCATTAACAGCAGTTTGGAGATGTgttcgttcattcattcattaattcagtcattcattcattttaaaaaaaactgaattatagGAGTTATTTCAAGGCTCACACAGTCTGATgctgatatacacacacacacacacacacacatagagagagagagagcttcacagtattcatgttatttaatgcatgcacacacagtccaGAAAACAGAAGGCAGACAACAGCTCAGGTAAGAGAGAGgtttgtggagaaaaaaaaaaggtgccaTGTATTCACTCCTGCATGCCTGTGGAGACCCTCAGCCctcccctgtctgtctctgctccaCCATTGTAGGGATGTGATTGCTCTTTCTTGCCGATGAAAGAGGATTGCTCAAGTCATTATGCATTTAAAAGCGTGACAATTGAATACTTTGTCGTCACTAATATCACGCTGATGATACACTAATCCATTTCGTGATcgagaggtgttttttttatcatcctaGGAGTGGAGCACCTTGCCCACGGCAACACACAGTATTAAATTTGATTGTTGGTTGTATTTTGACGTGACCAGTGTGAAATCTTGGAAATGTCATATATACCGAGCAATTTCTTAATGTGCTttcattgttacatttttgcGCATTTTAATTgttcacttaatttaaaaagaaaaatgtttagatctaaaaagattttttttttttaagaaaagaaaaacagactatGTTGCCTCTGGATCTAAAGTAGCACAGCAGAATACCATATTTTATGTTACATTCAGACTGAGGATTGTTACACTTAAAGTCATTTTTACCGCTTTTCAGATGTTATGGAGGTTTACAGATAACTATCCGAACAGCCGTAACAAACTAAGACATGGATATGAAGGGAGCTAAATATAAACTACACATTATTAACCGTGTAAAATCATAATACACCCTTAACAGcaatatataaactataatgtTGCAGAAAAATAAccttattgttttttgttacaataataatactataaaaGGATGAGAAGCTGTGCATATCTATTTTAACCATAATTATGGCTATATCCTACCAATAGCTTTTGGACTACTTATGTTAAATTTTAAACGTGAAAAACTGTTCctcaaaacagatttttaaatagcagatagtaaaaaaaaaaaaacaatcaacgATTGACTTACCTGCTGCAGCCTTATGTGAGCAGTGTCTGTGCTCTCTGAGTCAATCCAGAGAAAGTGACTCCATCTGATTCTCTGCAGCTCCGGCGTCTCTCCCTATAATAACAAGGCAAAATACCCGAGCGACTCGGAAAGGAAAATGTGTCCAGACGGTCTCTGCTGGTTTGAAAGATGCTGtcgagacaaacaaacaaaaaggaacaAGCGGTGGCCTATAATCGCAGCTCTCTGTGTGATCGCCCGTCGGAGAGCGGTGTCTGTCTGCGTTCAGTCTCTCGCTCTATCCAAACCTCTCTCTGAATATGAGCAAAAACTTCTGTGGCCATATGAGAAGCTGCAGCCACACAGCAACGTAACGGCACGTCAGCCAGCAGCCTGTCTTCCGGGTCCCAGTTAAATAGACAGAAACTGGCAGCAATACCTGTTCCCGAGAGGTGATCAATAGAGTTTAACTTGCCCCAGAGGTGCCCAGTATTTTATCTGAATGTCCCCAGGTCTGCTACAAtaaacccttttttaaaatgctgataTGGGAACCTTTTCTGACAGCCTTTTCTTGCTgttatttaatacaaaaatacacactaGACGCGTT
It encodes:
- the gata2a gene encoding endothelial transcription factor GATA-2a isoform X1; this translates as MEVAAADQSRWMAHHHAVLNGQHPDSHHHSLSHNYMEPMAPLLPQDEVDMFLNHLDSQGNPYYTNSRARVTYSQAHARLTGNQVCRPHLIHSPGIPWLDPGKAALSAAHHHNAWAVSHFSKPGLHPTGSGYPCSSSTGTAPVSSLTPASHSSPHLYSFPPTPPKDVSPDPGPTSPTSTSTRMDEKESIKYQVQLTDGMKMESCSPLRSGLASMNSQGQTHHPIPTYPAYPLHTPHEYSGSLFHPGSLLGGSSSSFTPKCKSKARSSSEGRECVNCGATSTPLWRRDGTGHYLCNACGLYHKMNGQNRPLIKPKRRLSAARRAGTCCANCQTTTTTLWRRNGNGDPVCNACGLYFKLHNVNRPLTMKKEGIQTRNRKMSSKSKRNKRVGDGFDELSKCMQDKVSPFGSAPGLTSHMTHMGHLPHFSHSGHMLPTPTPIHPSFGHPHHSNRSPVWAEPH
- the gata2a gene encoding endothelial transcription factor GATA-2a isoform X2; protein product: MEVAAADQSRWMAHHHAVLNGQHPDSHHHSLSHNYMEPMAPLLPQDEVDMFLNHLDSQGNPYYTNSRARVTYSQAHARLTGNQVCRPHLIHSPGIPWLDPGKAALSAAHHHNAWAVSHFSKPGLHPTGSGYPCSSSTGTAPVSSLTPASHSSPHLYSFPPTPPKDVSPDPGPTSPTSTSTRMDEKESIKYQVQLTDGMKMESCSPLRSGLASMNSQGQTHHPIPTYPAYPLHTPHEYSGSLFHPGSLLGGSSSSFTPKCKSKARSSSEGRECVNCGATSTPLWRRDGTGHYLCNACGLYHKMNGQNRPLIKPKRRLTTTTTLWRRNGNGDPVCNACGLYFKLHNVNRPLTMKKEGIQTRNRKMSSKSKRNKRVGDGFDELSKCMQDKVSPFGSAPGLTSHMTHMGHLPHFSHSGHMLPTPTPIHPSFGHPHHSNRSPVWAEPH